In Promicromonospora sp. Populi, one genomic interval encodes:
- a CDS encoding MarR family winged helix-turn-helix transcriptional regulator yields MVDPPAELSPRKLLMPRDFAYRSELLASLSALILLWESPGLQSEILTSSGEPIDQPAHQALRHLAAAQPMRPSDLAQAMGTGASNVSKIVRRLEEGGFVVRERDPEDTRSTLIALTPQGVSAAHHIYDLGDDMIAQVLVGWSQRDVSRFTELTKRFVTDAIAAAEDMRHSGLRRRPQ; encoded by the coding sequence ATGGTCGATCCTCCTGCTGAGCTCTCGCCACGAAAGTTGCTCATGCCGCGGGACTTCGCCTATCGCTCCGAGCTGCTCGCGAGCTTGAGCGCGCTGATCCTGCTGTGGGAGTCGCCTGGACTGCAGAGCGAGATTCTCACCTCCAGTGGTGAGCCGATTGATCAGCCGGCACATCAGGCCCTGCGCCATCTGGCTGCGGCGCAGCCCATGCGGCCAAGTGATCTGGCGCAGGCGATGGGTACCGGGGCGTCAAACGTGAGCAAGATCGTCCGGCGCCTCGAAGAGGGTGGCTTCGTCGTTCGCGAGCGTGATCCCGAGGACACTCGGTCGACGCTGATCGCCTTGACCCCGCAGGGCGTGTCGGCAGCGCACCACATCTATGACCTAGGGGACGACATGATCGCGCAGGTCCTGGTCGGCTGGTCGCAGCGCGACGTCAGCCGCTTCACCGAGCTGACCAAGCGGTTCGTCACCGACGCGATCGCGGCCGCCGAGGACATGCGTCACTCCGGACTCCGCCGACGGCCGCAGTGA
- a CDS encoding UPF0182 family protein, translating into MSFAAAPRRPSGSAPRARRRSPLGVAIIVIAVLIAALLLLAQFWTEVMWFSQLGFSQVIWTEWGTRAALFVAGFVVMAGAVFWSFTAAYRSRPVYAPSTPEQATLDQYREAVEPLRRVVMIAAPVLVGFFAGVAASAQWRTVLLALNSEPFGEVDPEFQMDLGFFVFTLPALRFSVGFLISVVVIAGIAGLITHYLYGGLRVGPAAAGGPRTTTAARVHLAVIGAVLLLLIAANYWLDRYSILTNAGDRFDGASYADVHAVIPARGILTVVAIFVAALFVVTAFRGDWRLPAIGVGLMVVSAIAIGGIYPAVVQRFQVNPNAQELEAEYIQRNIDATLAAFDIDEVETQQYDATTEAEEGALRADADTAASIRLLDPQIVSPSFRQLQQNRQYYNFADSLSVDRYEIDGELRDTVIAVRELNLDGLGQSQRNWVNDHTVYTHGYGVVAAYGNQPGPDGRPAFFEGSIPSQGAITDLEGEYEPRIYFSPSTTTYSIVGAPEGTEAWELDYQADSVEENGGQVNTTFTGDAGPEVGSFASKLLFALRFGEEQLLFSDRVTTESQILYDRDPQERVSKVAPWLTLDNRVYPAVVDGRVKWIVDAYTTSDAVPYSTSTPLDEAVADTLTTASGAPVELPEEVNYIRNSVKATVDAYDGSVDLYAWDAEDPVLQAWTNIFPTSVQPMSEISGDLMSHVRYPEDLFKVQRTLLSQYHVTDSAEFFSGQDFWNNPTDPTADATTTAPLQPPYYLTLQMPGQEDSSFSLTSTFIPGGNTDREVLTGFLAADADAGNEAGVVAEDYGTLRLLELPRDTTVPGPGQVQNNFDSNPTISEQLNILELGSSTVRRGNQLTLPVGGGLLYVQPVYIQSTGGTQFPLLRRVLVAFGDDIGFAETLDEALDQVFGGDSGAEAGDADAAEDEAPTAPPTEGEPGTEPTPTPTPSDEPTGEAPTSELDAALQDAAAALEDSDAAQRAGDWAAYGEAQDRLQAALEAAIAAEEAQGGS; encoded by the coding sequence GTGTCCTTCGCCGCAGCACCGCGCCGCCCTTCCGGCAGCGCCCCTCGAGCCCGACGCCGTAGTCCGCTAGGGGTGGCGATCATCGTGATCGCCGTCTTGATCGCAGCCCTGCTTCTCCTGGCCCAGTTCTGGACCGAGGTGATGTGGTTCAGCCAGCTCGGGTTCTCCCAGGTGATCTGGACCGAGTGGGGCACCCGCGCAGCCCTGTTCGTCGCCGGGTTCGTAGTGATGGCCGGGGCCGTGTTCTGGTCGTTCACCGCGGCCTACCGCTCCCGCCCCGTGTACGCGCCGAGCACCCCCGAGCAGGCAACGCTCGACCAGTACCGGGAGGCGGTCGAGCCGCTGCGCCGCGTGGTGATGATCGCCGCGCCAGTGCTCGTCGGCTTCTTCGCCGGCGTCGCGGCGTCGGCGCAGTGGCGCACGGTGCTGCTGGCCCTCAACAGCGAGCCCTTCGGCGAGGTCGACCCCGAGTTCCAGATGGACCTCGGGTTCTTCGTCTTCACGCTGCCCGCGCTGCGGTTCTCCGTCGGGTTCCTCATCTCGGTGGTGGTGATCGCGGGCATCGCCGGGCTGATCACGCACTACCTCTACGGCGGCCTCCGGGTCGGCCCCGCCGCAGCGGGCGGACCGCGCACCACCACCGCCGCGCGCGTCCACCTCGCCGTCATCGGCGCTGTGCTCCTGCTGCTGATCGCCGCCAACTACTGGCTGGACCGGTACTCGATCCTGACCAACGCGGGCGACCGGTTCGACGGCGCCTCGTACGCCGACGTGCACGCGGTGATCCCCGCCAGGGGCATCCTCACCGTGGTCGCCATCTTCGTCGCCGCGCTGTTCGTCGTCACCGCGTTCCGCGGCGACTGGCGCCTGCCGGCGATCGGCGTCGGCCTGATGGTCGTGTCCGCCATCGCGATCGGCGGCATCTACCCCGCCGTCGTCCAGCGCTTCCAGGTGAACCCGAACGCGCAGGAGCTGGAGGCCGAGTACATCCAGCGCAACATCGACGCGACCTTGGCAGCGTTCGACATCGACGAGGTCGAGACGCAGCAGTACGACGCGACGACCGAGGCGGAGGAGGGCGCGCTGCGGGCCGACGCCGACACGGCGGCCTCGATCCGCCTGCTCGACCCGCAGATCGTGTCGCCGTCGTTCCGCCAGCTCCAGCAGAACCGGCAGTACTACAACTTCGCGGACTCCCTGTCGGTCGACCGCTACGAGATCGACGGCGAGCTCCGCGACACCGTGATCGCGGTGCGTGAACTCAACCTCGACGGCCTTGGCCAGAGCCAGCGCAACTGGGTCAACGACCACACCGTGTACACGCACGGCTACGGCGTCGTCGCCGCGTACGGCAACCAGCCGGGCCCGGACGGTCGCCCGGCGTTCTTCGAGGGCAGCATCCCGTCCCAGGGCGCTATCACCGACCTCGAGGGCGAGTACGAGCCGCGCATCTACTTCAGCCCCAGCACCACGACGTACTCGATCGTCGGGGCGCCCGAGGGCACCGAGGCGTGGGAGCTCGACTACCAGGCCGACAGCGTGGAGGAGAACGGTGGCCAGGTGAACACCACGTTCACCGGCGACGCCGGGCCGGAGGTCGGATCCTTCGCCAGCAAGCTGCTGTTCGCCCTGCGGTTCGGCGAGGAGCAGCTCCTGTTCTCCGACCGGGTGACGACCGAGTCGCAGATCCTCTACGACCGTGACCCGCAGGAGCGGGTCAGCAAGGTCGCGCCGTGGCTCACGCTCGACAACCGGGTGTACCCGGCGGTCGTGGACGGCCGCGTGAAGTGGATCGTCGACGCGTACACCACCAGCGACGCCGTCCCGTACTCCACGTCGACCCCGCTCGACGAGGCGGTCGCGGACACGCTCACCACCGCGTCGGGCGCCCCCGTCGAGCTGCCGGAGGAGGTCAACTACATCCGCAACTCGGTGAAGGCCACGGTCGACGCCTACGACGGTTCGGTCGACCTGTACGCATGGGACGCCGAGGACCCGGTCCTGCAGGCCTGGACCAACATCTTCCCGACGTCGGTCCAGCCGATGTCGGAGATCTCCGGCGATCTGATGAGCCACGTGCGCTACCCCGAGGACCTGTTCAAGGTGCAGCGCACCCTGCTCAGCCAGTACCACGTGACCGACTCCGCCGAGTTCTTCTCGGGCCAGGACTTCTGGAACAACCCGACCGACCCGACGGCGGACGCGACCACCACCGCCCCGCTGCAGCCGCCGTACTACCTGACGCTGCAGATGCCGGGCCAGGAGGACTCGTCGTTCTCGCTGACCTCCACGTTCATCCCGGGCGGTAACACCGACCGCGAGGTGCTCACCGGGTTCCTCGCCGCGGACGCCGACGCCGGGAACGAGGCCGGCGTCGTCGCGGAGGACTACGGCACGTTGCGCCTGCTGGAGCTCCCACGAGATACGACCGTGCCTGGCCCAGGCCAGGTGCAGAACAACTTCGACTCGAACCCGACGATCTCCGAGCAGCTGAACATCCTGGAGCTCGGCTCGTCCACGGTGCGGCGCGGCAACCAGCTGACCCTGCCCGTCGGCGGCGGCCTGCTGTACGTGCAGCCGGTCTACATCCAGTCGACCGGTGGCACGCAGTTCCCGCTGCTGCGCAGGGTGCTGGTCGCGTTCGGTGACGACATCGGGTTCGCCGAGACGCTCGACGAGGCACTGGACCAGGTGTTCGGCGGTGACTCGGGTGCCGAGGCCGGCGACGCGGACGCGGCCGAGGACGAGGCCCCGACAGCCCCGCCCACGGAGGGGGAGCCGGGCACCGAGCCCACCCCGACGCCGACACCGTCCGACGAGCCGACCGGCGAGGCGCCGACCTCGGAGCTGGACGCCGCGCTGCAGGATGCGGCGGCTGCGCTGGAGGACTCCGATGCCGCGCAGCGGGCTGGCGACTGGGCAGCCTACGGCGAGGCACAGGATCGGCTGCAGGCGGCTCTCGAGGCCGCGATAGCTGCCGAGGAGGCGCAGGGCGGTTCGTGA
- a CDS encoding nicotianamine synthase family protein: MTTELSETTLTADRIVHLADQLTALPDLRPGPQTNALFGDLVQAVLAAPERQSHDILTHPGVNSRRDAIRELSARGETALEHTWAEHIATEPDPRATLAAFPYLDNYDRLTALEVRLLLRSGAAPASVAVLGCGPLPLSALGYADTLGVPVVGLDRDPAAVALARRVSTRLGTAAVRFELADAAAVDLTSHDAVVLAALVGDTPSDKAAILREVGSNMRPGATLLARSARGLRTLLYPPVDLGAMPGFEVLEVVHPADDVINSVVVARRLG, encoded by the coding sequence ATGACGACGGAGCTGAGCGAAACCACCCTGACCGCCGACCGGATCGTCCACCTCGCCGACCAGCTGACCGCCCTCCCCGACCTGCGGCCGGGTCCGCAGACCAACGCCCTGTTCGGTGATCTGGTGCAGGCGGTCCTGGCGGCGCCGGAGCGCCAGTCCCACGACATCCTGACGCATCCGGGTGTCAACAGCCGCAGGGACGCCATCCGGGAGCTCTCCGCGCGCGGCGAGACCGCGCTCGAGCACACCTGGGCGGAGCACATCGCAACCGAGCCGGACCCGCGGGCCACACTGGCCGCGTTTCCGTACCTCGACAACTACGACCGGCTCACGGCCCTGGAGGTCCGACTGCTCCTCCGCTCGGGCGCCGCGCCGGCGTCGGTCGCCGTCCTGGGCTGCGGGCCGCTCCCCCTCAGCGCCCTCGGCTACGCCGACACGCTCGGCGTCCCCGTCGTCGGCCTGGACCGCGATCCCGCCGCGGTCGCCCTCGCCCGGCGGGTGAGCACCCGGCTCGGGACCGCGGCTGTCCGGTTCGAGCTGGCAGACGCCGCCGCCGTCGACCTCACGAGCCACGATGCCGTGGTGCTGGCCGCGCTGGTGGGCGATACGCCGTCGGACAAGGCGGCGATCCTGCGGGAGGTGGGCAGCAACATGCGGCCCGGGGCCACGCTGCTCGCGCGCAGCGCGCGCGGCCTGCGCACCCTCCTGTACCCGCCGGTGGACCTGGGTGCGATGCCGGGCTTCGAGGTGCTGGAGGTGGTGCACCCCGCCGACGACGTCATCAACTCGGTGGTGGTGGCCCGCCGGCTCGGCTGA
- a CDS encoding SprT-like domain-containing protein, translating to MAHDALTSVEVRRSRRRTATVSAYRDGERTIVAIPARFSRAQEREWVAKMVARLEDKERRRRPSDQELIDRAGELSAKYLDGQARPSSVRWSSNQGRRWGSCTLLDGSIRISTRLQGMPSWVLDYVLLHELAHLLHAGHGPEFWKILEVYPKTDRARGFLEGASFAQDEPGNVTSDDGDD from the coding sequence GTGGCCCACGACGCCTTGACGTCCGTGGAGGTGCGCCGGAGCCGCCGTCGCACCGCCACGGTGAGCGCCTATCGCGACGGTGAACGAACCATCGTCGCGATTCCGGCGCGCTTCTCTCGGGCTCAGGAACGAGAGTGGGTGGCCAAGATGGTAGCCCGGCTGGAGGACAAGGAGCGGCGCCGCCGCCCGTCCGACCAAGAGCTGATCGACCGCGCCGGCGAGCTCTCCGCCAAGTATCTCGACGGACAAGCCAGGCCCTCCAGCGTGCGGTGGTCGTCGAACCAGGGCCGGCGCTGGGGGTCGTGCACGCTGCTCGACGGCTCCATCCGCATCTCCACCCGGCTGCAGGGCATGCCGTCCTGGGTGCTCGACTACGTGCTGCTGCACGAGCTGGCGCACCTGCTGCATGCGGGCCACGGCCCAGAGTTCTGGAAGATCCTTGAGGTCTACCCGAAGACGGACCGGGCGCGCGGCTTCCTGGAGGGCGCGTCGTTCGCACAGGACGAGCCGGGCAACGTGACCTCGGACGACGGAGACGACTAA
- a CDS encoding PDZ domain-containing protein yields the protein MTDTRDLQHSSQPEPSPFEDIEVVVEPVTRRTVTLGISLLATAVLAAVALVVPTPYAMRSPGPTEDTLERNLIQIEGARTYESTGELRLTTVSVLGGPGYPMMSGQVIQGWLDPQRSVLPVEAIFPEATTEEQQQEASQAEMVSSQESATAAALTELGYDVPAVLDVAGTEPSSGAEGVLNEGDVIVSFQGEPVGTYADLIDGLAQTEPGAVVTLGVQRGEDTVDVDITTSGNGERAVLGVFIDPNYDFPVDVSIEIENIGGPSAGTMFALGIIDKLTSEDEANGEVIAGTGTMSPEGTVGPIGGIEQKLYGALRDGATWFLAPADNCDQVVGNVPDGLSVVRVATLAEARDAVEAIGRGDGADLPTCS from the coding sequence GTGACCGACACGCGCGACCTCCAGCATTCCTCGCAGCCCGAACCCTCGCCCTTCGAGGACATCGAGGTCGTCGTGGAGCCGGTCACGCGCCGGACCGTGACGCTGGGTATCTCCCTGCTGGCCACGGCGGTGCTGGCCGCGGTCGCGCTGGTGGTGCCCACGCCGTACGCGATGCGCTCGCCAGGGCCGACCGAGGACACGCTGGAGCGGAACCTCATCCAGATCGAGGGCGCGCGCACGTACGAGTCCACGGGGGAGCTGCGGCTGACCACGGTCTCCGTGCTGGGCGGTCCGGGCTACCCGATGATGTCGGGGCAGGTGATCCAGGGCTGGCTGGACCCGCAGCGCTCGGTGCTCCCGGTGGAGGCGATCTTCCCCGAGGCGACCACTGAGGAGCAGCAGCAGGAGGCCAGCCAGGCGGAGATGGTCTCCTCGCAGGAGTCGGCAACGGCCGCGGCGCTGACCGAGCTCGGCTACGACGTGCCGGCAGTGCTCGACGTCGCAGGCACGGAGCCGAGCTCCGGAGCCGAGGGTGTGCTCAACGAGGGCGACGTCATCGTCTCGTTCCAGGGCGAACCCGTCGGCACCTACGCGGACCTCATCGACGGGCTCGCCCAGACCGAGCCGGGCGCCGTCGTCACGCTCGGCGTGCAACGCGGCGAGGACACGGTGGACGTCGACATCACCACCTCGGGCAACGGGGAGCGGGCGGTGCTCGGCGTCTTCATCGACCCGAACTACGACTTCCCCGTGGACGTGTCCATCGAGATCGAGAACATCGGCGGCCCCAGCGCGGGCACCATGTTCGCGCTCGGCATCATCGACAAGCTCACGTCCGAGGACGAGGCGAACGGTGAGGTCATCGCCGGCACGGGCACGATGAGCCCCGAGGGCACGGTGGGCCCGATCGGCGGCATCGAGCAGAAGCTCTACGGTGCGCTCCGGGACGGCGCCACGTGGTTCCTCGCTCCGGCGGACAACTGCGACCAGGTGGTCGGCAACGTGCCCGACGGCCTGAGCGTGGTCAGGGTGGCGACGCTCGCGGAGGCGCGCGACGCCGTCGAGGCGATCGGGCGCGGCGACGGTGCCGACCTCCCCACATGCTCCTGA